The DNA segment GATAACAGCAACAGTTGGTATAGAGGATACGAAAAAATTTCGTTTAAACTGGATGGTACATCAATTACTAATGCAACATTTATGTGACTATCAAGTTAGTGTATATATCATTTGCTTGATCATGCTAATTCCTAATAGAAAATGATAGCATAAATTTGAACCACCTTAACTTAATTTTTTCCAAACAAAATAAGCTGGTAGTATGAGCAAATCATAATCTTCTGTTGTCCATACACTATTGTAAAATTATCCCAACATGGTAGAGACACAGCATAATTTTTCTTTGAGGGAGATCATGATATTGACTCTGTTTACAGCTTGCAAAACATGGTGATCGCATCTTATAGTCATAGCGTAGCACACTGTATGTAATGGATGAACGGACAGGAAAATTTAACCTGATATACACGGAGAAGACTAACATTTGCAATGTTTTGCAGTGCGATCCATACTTTGATCAAGACGGTTGCAACCATCCTGGATGCGAACCTGCTTATCCTACACCAAAGTGTGAAAAGAAATGCAAGGAACAGAACCAAGTTTGGCAGGAAAAGAAGCATTTCAGTGTCAATGCTTACAGAGTAAATTCTGATCCACATGACATCATGGCAGAGATCTACCAAAACGGCCCTGTGGAAGTTGCTTTCACAGTTTATGAGGTACTGTTCAGTAGCTTCATCTGATGTTTTCCGTTCATTATACGAAGGCCGTCAGCAATTTTGGTTGGCAGAAGTCATTGAAAAATGGaaaacaaaccaaacaaaaaccaaTGCACTCTAGTTGTTttacttttaattttttgagcaaaaaaaaatattttgtccAGGCATTTGTCAGTACACTATATGTGAGCATAGTGAGATAAGGATTACTGTTGTTGTCTTTTAATCGTTGGATTGTCTAAATTGGCTGGTCATCTAATATACAGGTTATCTGTTTCTTGATTATACATAACTAGAAAATATATCATCGTAGTCTAgcaaaaacatttattttatctttcAGATGCATTTCTATGTTTCTGATTTGACAATGCACAATTTGTCAAGGACTTTGCACACTACAAATCAGGAGTATACAAGCACATCACCGGTGGTGTGATGGGTGGCCATGCTGTCAAGTTGATTGGATGGGGAACCAGTGATGCTGGAGAGGATTACTGGGTATGTTGTTTAATCtccatattatttattttgtatattGTCAAACGATGAGGTCCTAAGTTGTTTTGTTTCATCTTCTCTGCTTTGCAGCTTCTTGCAAATCAGTGGAACAGAGGCTGGGGTGATGTAAGTTGTTGACAATTACCCGACTTATCAAAGTGGCACTCAGAAACGTAGTATCACGTGTTCAACCATTAATAACTTATGTTTGGTAATACTTTGCAGCACGGTTACTTCAAGATCATAAGGGGCAACAATGAATGTGGCATTGAAGAAGACGTTGTTGCTGGAATGCCATCGACAAAGAACATGGTCAGAGAGTACGGCGGTGGCTTTGGAACAGCTGTAGTTTGACCATTGCCCCTGGCCTCAAACACTGTTGGAACTAGCCAAGTATTTATATACCCAATGAAATTGATAAAGTAGCCTTGAATCTTGATGGTGTCTGTATTTTGTACACTACCGTTCGCAAGGTTGATACGTTGTTGCTGAAGTCGCAACACTTGTTCAGTGACAAAGTGGAAACACTTGTTCAGAGACCAAGTGGAATAATTTTAATAAGAGCATGACTATTATCGCTTCTATTCCAACTGAGTTTGTGCTCTGTTGATCTTTGATCGCCAAACCATGTGGAGGAACGGAACTGTACtgtaaaatgaaagaaataaagTTGAGGGTGTATATACTGTAAATTCTGCAATCTGTGTGCAATTTTGTAGTATTCCAAATAGCTTGCTCTGGTGTAGATACATAGTGGCCTGAGTGAAATACATGTCAAGATTGCTAATGTCAAACAACTGCAGGCTCAGATATATCCACGAACAACCGATTAAGCAATCGAGTGCTGGAAATTGGTGGATTTATGATAGCAACTCTGTAACAGACACCATAAAGAGGCTGGAAATTGAGTGCAGATTGGTGTGCAAGATTCCCCAGATGCAGGGTTATCCAACTTGGGAATACCATGAGATcatattcatcatcatcattgcttCCTCTTGCTTGGGAACACTAGCAACGGCAACCTTGGACACATAACACCAGATTACATGCATGTACCTCCACACAAGCAGCTAGGTACAGTAGTCTGTCTCATGACAATGACAACACCAGGTACATCGATGATCACACTAGAGGAAGAAGGGATACAATGGATGGTTTATCAGCAAACATATATAACAAACCAGATCGATCCAGCACCATCATTCAGCGACAACACCattgtttgttttctttcagatacacacatAATAATGAATAATAATAACTAGCACTAGCTAGTTTGGCGAACCGCCTCTACCTCtccgactgctgctgctgcgacaTCCGTCTCCACAGCCCGTCCTTGAGGAGGAGAAGCGACAACATTCTGCTCCCAGTGCTCCACGAGCCTTTCCACAGGGACCTTGACTACATCGCGCCGAACACCGATATCTGACACATACCGCCCCACGCAGTACATGCCGCTCGTCACAACTGCCAGGCCACCAGCACTAGTGGTCAGGAAACGCAGTGGTGACGAGGCCACTGCACTGAAGGCAGCCGTCAAGGATGCCAGCTGCCCGCTGCGGCCAACACTGAAAGCAGTCTCCACGAGCAGCCCTGTCTTGCAGTATATGGCGAAGTCCTCGCAGTTGTTCTTGAACAGGCAGTACATGCCAAAGCCATTGTGGAGGAGGTACTGGGCACGGTGGATCACAACACCAGAAGGGTCGGAGGCAGCCAGAGTGCATGTTCCTCCGCGTGCTTTGGCGAGGAAGAAAGCAGGCGACACGGCATAGTCAAACAGGTAGAGGCTGCCCCCATCTAAGAAGCAATCGAGGCAGGACATGATGACTCCCTGACGCTTAATCAGGTGGCCACATTTCTGGCAGGAAGGGCCCTCGGTGGTTGCCGCCGGAGAGGAGCTAAAAAGGAACCAATCCAAGAATGTTCCTGTCCCAATCTCGTGTCCAGCTGCTCTAGTAAAATGGACGACCATGCCATCTCCAACATATATCCCTGATATGATAATGTACCACACCACACATGTCAATGCTGTGAGCAAAACAAGTGCATAACAGGCACCAAGAATGGAATCCTTTCCTTTGACAAGCAGAAAGCAAACACATGACGTTATGTAGCATTACTGCCAATCAAGTAATGTTGTAGTAGTAGTTGTTTTGTTACGATTACAGTAAAATACTGCCTCTTGTATGCAAGGAAGGTGTAAATGTTAGTTAGGAATCCTCCAAGTAAGTAATTTGATggaattagggttagggtttgaaatgaaatcaaatccaaatcgGCGGCGAGGAGACAATCAAGCTAATAATAAGATTCGGATGAGATAGGGGGGAGGAAAGAATGGATGGAAAGCTAGGTTACTTACCATGGTGGGCGTAGAGGTAGGCGGTTCGCCATGAGTAGACGTGATCCCCGGCCTTGACGTCTTCCCGATCCACGCGATTCGACAGCACCCCCACCATCCACCTTGAGCTCCGACGACGACCCCCAAATCTGGTCCCTAATCACGCAGATTAACTGTGGAGGGATCGGGGGTGCTTGATACCATCTACCATGCGTGCTTGCTTAGCGGCGAAGGAAGGAAGAGGATGCCCTGCCCTGCTGCCCCCTCGGGAAGAGAAAGAGGCCGGTGGTGGGAAGATCGATGACCCACCGACAAGGAAGGGCAAGTGGTTCGGCGTAGTATCTCTCTATTTTTAATAACTTGATAGCAGTGTGTGTAGAACTGATTATGAGATTAAAATAAGTTTTTGTGTagaataaattaaaaattaaatttgatttTCGCAATCATTCATCCCTCTCTAATTGCTGTATTTTGCTCATAATTCATCCTACATATCATGGTTTGTAAGACTATAACCGAAGCCGAGAAATAGATCGTCCGCTAAGAGAACaatctattaaaaaaatctctttCTCGGTGGATAATTTATGGGAGTCGTGCTCTAGGTGGGCTCATGAAATAAATCATCCGTTGAGAGAGCGAGATTTCAAAAATATCCCTCTCTAAGGACTATCAATTGTGCGGGGAGATTTGTCGGCCGTTGGGAGGAGGAGAAATACATGGCCGACATAAAAGGGCCAAAATCAGTCTGAAATATCATTTTAATCCAAAAAGTAGAGGAGTCTTGAAAGAAGAGTAGAGGTAAAAAAGAGTGGTGAAACCTTGTAGAATTTAATCTTCATTGCTGATTACGAGAAAGGGGAAATATCCCCACTCAACGTAGATCTCTGACATTCTACTATCCAAAACCATATACCGAGTCTTTATATTAACTCTAGATATCTTGTATCTACATCTATCTATCAATATAAATATTGGATTCTACTATCCAATGAAAAATACCAGGTTCTCGTATCCACATCCTCTTCATAAAACTTGAATTCCTCGAAGTAGTTCGATTCCTCGTAAAATATGAAATCTTTCATTAGCAATGATCCAAGAGAAAGAAGTGATAGTTACTGTGGATCCGACCCTACAATGGCTAAATTCTAATAAAAGAAGGAATGTTGCAATTGCACACCTTTGAACCTTGGTAACTGTAGTTTAagaaatggagaatgtgcaatGGGACTAGGACAGTGGTCCGATGATGTTTTATAAACTTTTTCTATCTCTAAATGAGAAatgcaaatttttattttaaaaaacaacaTTCTCGCCCTTTGAATGGGAGGGCGAGAAATTGTTCTTTTTCTAGGTAGTGAAGTATCTCTACACAGATATATGGATTGTCACATCATTTATCACCTGTT comes from the Phragmites australis chromosome 22, lpPhrAust1.1, whole genome shotgun sequence genome and includes:
- the LOC133904251 gene encoding protein LEAD-SENSITIVE 1-like; translation: MVGVLSNRVDREDVKAGDHVYSWRTAYLYAHHGIYVGDGMVVHFTRAAGHEIGTGTFLDWFLFSSSPAATTEGPSCQKCGHLIKRQGVIMSCLDCFLDGGSLYLFDYAVSPAFFLAKARGGTCTLAASDPSGVVIHRAQYLLHNGFGMYCLFKNNCEDFAIYCKTGLLVETAFSVGRSGQLASLTAAFSAVASSPLRFLTTSAGGLAVVTSGMYCVGRYVSDIGVRRDVVKVPVERLVEHWEQNVVASPPQGRAVETDVAAAAVGEVEAVRQTS